The proteins below come from a single Streptomyces sp. SCSIO 75703 genomic window:
- the hisH gene encoding imidazole glycerol phosphate synthase subunit HisH — MSTAATPAPRAGTARTAKRVVVFDYGFGNVRSAERALARAGADVEITRDFDAAMNADGLLVPGVGAFAACMRGLKEARGDWVVDRRLAGGRPVLGICVGMQVLFARGIEHGEETEGLDEWPGTVGPLRAGVVPHMGWNTVEAPAGSRLFAGVDAGARFYFVHSYAVHDWTLETHNPAFAAPRVAWTTHGEPFVAAVENGALWATQFHPEKSGDAGAQLLTNWIETL; from the coding sequence TTGAGCACCGCCGCGACGCCCGCGCCCCGCGCGGGCACCGCGAGGACGGCGAAGAGGGTGGTCGTCTTCGACTACGGCTTCGGCAACGTCCGCTCCGCCGAGCGCGCCCTCGCCCGCGCGGGCGCCGACGTCGAGATCACCCGTGACTTCGACGCGGCCATGAACGCCGACGGGCTCCTCGTCCCCGGCGTCGGCGCCTTCGCCGCCTGCATGCGCGGGCTGAAGGAGGCGCGCGGCGACTGGGTCGTCGACCGCCGGCTGGCCGGGGGACGCCCGGTCCTCGGCATCTGCGTCGGCATGCAGGTGCTGTTCGCCCGCGGCATCGAGCACGGCGAGGAGACCGAGGGCCTGGACGAGTGGCCCGGCACGGTCGGACCGCTGCGCGCCGGCGTGGTGCCCCACATGGGCTGGAACACGGTCGAGGCGCCCGCCGGCTCCCGGCTCTTCGCCGGCGTGGACGCCGGTGCCCGCTTCTACTTCGTGCACTCCTACGCCGTCCACGACTGGACGCTGGAGACGCACAACCCCGCCTTCGCCGCCCCGCGGGTCGCCTGGACCACCCACGGCGAGCCCTTCGTCGCCGCCGTGGAGAACGGCGCCCTGTGGGCCACCCAGTTCCACCCCGAGAAGTCCGGCGACGCCGGAGCCCAGCTCCTCACCAACTGGATCGAGACCCTGTAG
- the priA gene encoding bifunctional 1-(5-phosphoribosyl)-5-((5-phosphoribosylamino)methylideneamino)imidazole-4-carboxamide isomerase/phosphoribosylanthranilate isomerase PriA has translation MSTLELLPAVDVRDGQAVRLVHGESGTETSYGSPLDAALAWQRSGAEWLHLVDLDAAFGTGDNRELIAEVAGAMDIKVELSGGIRDDDTLAAALATGCTRVNLGTAALETPEWVARIIAEHGDRIAVGLDVRGTTLRGRGWTRDGGDLYETLERLDKEGCARYVVTDIAKDGTLQGPNLELLRNVCAATDRPVVASGGVSSLDDLRAIAALVPLGVEGAIVGKALYAKAFTLEEALEAVSR, from the coding sequence ATGAGCACGCTCGAACTCCTCCCCGCCGTCGACGTCCGCGACGGCCAGGCCGTCCGCCTCGTGCACGGCGAGTCCGGCACCGAGACCTCGTACGGCTCCCCGCTGGACGCGGCCCTGGCCTGGCAGCGCTCCGGCGCCGAGTGGCTGCACCTCGTCGACCTGGACGCCGCCTTCGGCACCGGCGACAACCGTGAGCTGATCGCCGAGGTCGCCGGGGCGATGGACATCAAGGTCGAACTGTCCGGCGGCATCCGCGACGACGACACCCTCGCCGCCGCCCTCGCCACCGGCTGCACCCGCGTCAACCTCGGCACCGCCGCCCTGGAGACCCCCGAATGGGTGGCCCGGATCATCGCCGAGCACGGCGACCGGATCGCCGTCGGCCTCGACGTCCGAGGCACCACCCTGCGCGGACGCGGCTGGACCCGCGACGGCGGCGACCTCTACGAGACGCTGGAGCGCCTCGACAAGGAGGGCTGCGCCCGCTACGTCGTCACCGACATCGCCAAGGACGGCACCCTCCAGGGCCCCAACCTGGAACTGCTGAGGAACGTCTGCGCGGCCACCGACCGCCCCGTCGTCGCCTCCGGCGGCGTCTCCTCCCTCGACGACCTGCGTGCCATCGCCGCACTCGTCCCCCTGGGTGTCGAGGGCGCCATCGTCGGGAAGGCCCTGTACGCGAAGGCGTTCACCCTGGAAGAGGCCCTGGAGGCTGTGTCCCGATGA
- a CDS encoding histidinol-phosphate transaminase: MTGTTPPTPWDTLPVRAELRGKSPYGAPQLDVPVRLNTNENPYPLPEELVERITERVREAARGLNRYPDRDAVELRTRLAAYLTETTGHRVGLAEVWAANGSNEVIQQLLQTFGGPGRTAIGFEPSYSMHALIARGTGTGWISGPRREDFTIDVPAAERAIAEHRPDVVFVTTPNNPTGNSVPAETVLALYEAAQAAGPSMVVVDEAYVEFSHGGSLLPLLEGRPHLVVSRTMSKAFGAAGLRLGYLAAHPAVVDAVQLVRLPYHLSAVTQATALAALEHTGTLLRYVERLKTERDRLVTELRALGYEVTESDANFVQFGRFDDAHGVWRKILDRGVLVRDNGVPGWLRVTAGTPQENDAFLDAVRELKKEQSA, encoded by the coding sequence CTCCCCGTCCGCGCGGAGCTGCGGGGCAAGTCCCCCTACGGCGCACCCCAACTGGACGTGCCCGTACGGCTGAACACCAACGAGAACCCCTACCCGCTCCCCGAGGAACTGGTCGAGCGGATCACCGAGCGGGTCCGGGAGGCCGCCCGCGGCCTCAACCGCTACCCCGACCGGGACGCGGTCGAGCTGCGCACCCGGCTCGCCGCCTACCTCACCGAGACCACCGGCCACCGGGTCGGCCTCGCCGAGGTCTGGGCGGCCAACGGCTCCAACGAGGTCATCCAGCAACTGCTCCAGACCTTCGGCGGCCCGGGGCGCACCGCGATCGGCTTCGAGCCCTCGTACTCCATGCACGCGCTGATCGCCCGCGGCACCGGCACGGGCTGGATCTCCGGCCCGCGCCGCGAGGACTTCACCATCGACGTGCCCGCCGCCGAGCGCGCGATCGCCGAGCACCGCCCGGACGTCGTCTTCGTCACCACGCCCAACAACCCGACCGGCAACTCGGTCCCGGCCGAGACCGTCCTCGCCCTGTACGAGGCCGCGCAGGCCGCCGGGCCGTCCATGGTGGTCGTCGACGAGGCGTACGTGGAGTTCAGCCACGGCGGCTCGCTGCTGCCACTGCTGGAGGGACGGCCCCACCTGGTCGTCTCCCGCACCATGTCGAAGGCGTTCGGCGCCGCGGGCCTGCGGCTCGGCTACCTCGCCGCGCACCCCGCGGTCGTCGACGCCGTCCAGCTCGTACGGTTGCCGTACCACCTGTCGGCCGTGACCCAGGCGACCGCGCTGGCCGCCCTGGAGCACACCGGCACCCTGCTGCGGTACGTCGAGCGGCTCAAGACCGAACGGGACCGGCTCGTCACCGAACTGCGCGCCCTCGGCTACGAGGTGACGGAGTCCGACGCGAACTTCGTCCAGTTCGGCAGGTTCGACGACGCGCACGGCGTCTGGCGGAAGATCCTCGACCGGGGCGTCCTGGTCCGGGACAACGGCGTACCGGGGTGGCTGCGGGTGACCGCCGGCACCCCGCAGGAGAACGACGCGTTCCTCGACGCGGTCCGTGAACTGAAGAAGGAGCAGAGCGCATGA
- the hisB gene encoding imidazoleglycerol-phosphate dehydratase HisB, producing the protein MTREGRTGRIERTTKETSVLVEIDLDGTGRTEISTGVGFYDHMLDQIGRHGLFDLTVKTEGDLHIDSHHTIEDTALALGGAFRQALGDKAGIYRFGNCTVPLDESLAQVTVDLSGRPYLVHTEPEKMAPMIGEYDTTMTRHILESFVAQAQIALHVHVPYGRNAHHIVECQFKALARALRYACERDPRAEGIIPSTKGAL; encoded by the coding sequence ATGACTCGCGAGGGTCGCACCGGAAGAATCGAACGCACCACCAAGGAGACCTCGGTCCTCGTCGAGATCGACCTCGACGGCACCGGCCGCACGGAGATCTCCACCGGCGTGGGCTTCTACGACCACATGCTGGACCAGATCGGCCGCCACGGGCTCTTCGACCTGACCGTCAAGACCGAGGGCGACCTGCACATCGACTCCCACCACACCATCGAGGACACCGCCCTCGCGCTGGGCGGCGCCTTCCGGCAGGCCCTCGGCGACAAGGCGGGCATCTACCGCTTCGGCAACTGCACCGTCCCCCTGGACGAGTCGCTCGCCCAGGTCACCGTCGACCTGTCCGGCCGCCCCTACCTCGTGCACACCGAGCCCGAGAAGATGGCGCCGATGATCGGCGAGTACGACACCACGATGACCCGGCACATCCTGGAGTCCTTCGTCGCCCAGGCGCAGATCGCGCTGCACGTGCACGTGCCCTACGGGCGCAACGCGCACCACATCGTGGAATGCCAGTTCAAGGCGCTGGCGCGGGCCCTGCGCTACGCGTGCGAGCGGGACCCGCGCGCGGAGGGCATCATCCCGTCCACGAAGGGCGCCCTGTAA